The genomic interval AAATCAATATTTACCGACGTAAAGATGGCCGACCCGGTATTCGTAATGAGTTATGGATCATCCCTACGGTCGGTTGCGTAAATGCGGTTGCCCAGCAGATGAAACGTGCGGTTGAACGGTCAATGGATTTGTCTGCGATTGATGGCATCCATGTATTGAGTCATCCATACGGTTGTTCGCAGCTGGGTGAAGATCACGAAAATACCCGTGTGATTCTGCAAAATCTGGTGACTCACCCCAACGCCGGTGGCGTTCTGGTGGTGGGGTTGGGTTGTGAGAACAACCAAGTCTCCCGGTTTCAACAGACCTTGCAGGATTACGATCCTGAACGGGTGGACTTCATGGTCTGTCAGACTCATGAAGATGAAGTGGAGGATGGTTTTCAGCGTCTGGTCAAACTGGTTGAACGCATGCAACAGGACAAACGCGAACCCGGCAAACTGAGTGAGCTCAGTTTTGGTTTGGAGTGTGGTGGTTCCGATGGCTTTTCCGGTATTACCGCCAATCCGCTGCTCGGTCGCTTCTCCGACTATGTCACCGCTCATGGCGGTACCTCTGTTTTGACAGAAGTGCCGGAAATGTTTGGGGCTGAACATTTGTTGATGGCCAAGTGTGCCGATGAAAATGTTTTCGCCAAAACAGTTTCCATGGTCAACGATTTTAAACAATACTATATCGATCACCAGCAGCCGGTGTATGAAAATCCGTCACCTGGAAACAAGGCCGGAGGAATTTCCACTCTGGAAGAAAAATCTCTGGGATGCACTCAGAAAGCCGGCAGCAGTACCGTGATGGACGTATTGAAGTATGGTGAGAAGCTGCATCGTCCCGGCCTTAACCTGTTGAGTGCCCCTGGTAATGATGCTGTGGCAACGACTGCGCTGGCCGCTGCCGGATGTCATATGGTGTTGTTTACGACCGGTCGGGGCACGCCATATGGCGGTCCGGTTCCGACGGTCAAAATTGCCACCAACTCCGCTCTGGCAAACAAGAAAAAGCATTGGATTGATTTTAACGCCGGCACCCTGTTGGAAGGCGCTGTCATGGATGAGTTGTTGGCAGAATTCGTTGCGTTGATTGTCGATATCGCCAATGGCGGGCAGACCTGTAATGAACGTAACGAATTTCAGGAAATTGCCATTTTTAAAAGTGGTGTGACATTGTAGTGGAAGGTATCCCGCCTGTATCACAGGTGGGATCTCTGCATCGAGGAAATATGGGTATTGATGTTTTGATGTCTGCGCTAGAGCCCCTCAGGCAGTTGTATTTGCAGCATCCAGTGGCCCAGAGTCTGGGAATGGTAGCTCTGATTACCGGCTTTTTGGCATTCGCACAAAAAGATGATCTCCGTTTGAAACAGTTTTTAAGTGCCTATTGTGCTGTGATTGGTCTTCACTTCCTGCTCATGGGTTCTTATCCCGGTGCAATCAGCGCCTGGGTCAGTGGTACCCGGGCGTGGGCATCGCGGCGGACTAACAGCCTGGTATGGATGTTCGCATTTATGCTGATCAATATTGTTCTGGTGGTTCCCGGAATCACCGCCTGGATTTTTGTTTTGCCGCTATTTGCCGCCTGTCTGGGCACTTGGGCACTGTTTCGCGAAAAAGGCATGCGGATGCGCTTCATGATGATGATTGGCACGGTCTGCTGGTTAACCCACAACATGGCCATTGGTTCTATTGGAGGAACCATCATCGAATCCAGTTTCCTGCTGATTAATGCCAGCACGCTCTATCGGCTCTGGCGCGAACAGAAAACGTCTGTGGTTGTCAAATAACCCTGGTTGATCCGTTAATTGCCTTACATCCCAGCAGAAATATTGCGACGGTGTGATCAAGGTTCCCAGTGCCGCTTGAGCGTGTTTTCCAGCCGGGTGAACAAAGTGGTCTGATGAATGACCCAGCCACCGATAAAACCGATCACGCTGCCCAGCAAAATATCGATCATACGAACCGTAATCAGATCGTCCGGGCTGGTGCCCAGATTGCCGAATTCAGCAAATATGACGGTGATGGGAGTAATGAAAATAACGGCTAACCCATAATTTCGTGGTACCAGAGACTCAATCATGAACTGTATGAGCATCGCCAAAAGCGCCAGCTGCAATGGTGTCAGCGACAGGGAAAAAATACCCCAGGCGAGAAACATACCGATGACCGTGCCAACGATGCGATGAATATTACGATGCCAGATCATCCGGAATGTCGCGCCCTGTAAAATGGCCGCGCAGGAGATAGGCACCCAATAAGCGTTGTGCAGTTGCATAAGCTGAGCAATCAGCATCGAAATCCCAACGAATATTGCGATAACAGACGCTTCCAGAAGAATCGCGGTCATGTGTTTCTGGTCTGGCGTGATCTTGGTTTTAGCCGGTTGAGTACCCACCAGAAGGCCGTAAATTAACGCCAGTAAGCAGGCAACCATGCCACCGATGGTGACCACTCCGATCTGGGCGGGCAGCTGTTCCGCCTGAAATGGAACCACAGTGGCGATACAGGTAATCAGGATAAAAAAGAAACTGCCGGGTGGCGGTATGCGATACAGGCGGCAAATGACAGTAATTAATAATGTGACGATGGTGAGTATCAGCGGGGATAAAAACGGAAACAAGCTGGCCGTCAGACCCAACGTAAAACACACGGAAAAACCAAATGAGCATACTGCCAGTACTGTCATACGATGCAGAATTCCGGTATTGGGCATGTATAAAATAACCATGCCGCCAAGAGCGGCAAGCACCGAACTTTCGAAGTGTCCAAAGTGGGCACCAAATAACATGGGCAGGCCGACACTCAACGCGGCCAGCAATCCCCAGTGCCATGGCACATCCACCTTATTAAAGGTAAGCAGGCTACGTAGTTGGATAACAAACTGTTGGACGGCGGATGGTTTTGAATTCAAGATTAAAACACCATAACGAAATTTTGCTGCAGTATACTCGAAAGGCGAGGTGATCGCGCAGTGTCACCATGCAAATTGTCAGTACAGCTCTTCGAGCCGGGATAATATGGCGATAGCGATAGTACAGAAGCCTCTTTGAAAAACAGAAATTGCTTAAATACCGGTTGGAAAAAGAGCTGTCAAAAAAACAGCAGTACATGTACCTGGATGATCGCGAAATGTCGGAAACACCATCAGGGACTTGTTTATCACCCGAATTTTGTTATTTTCATACTAACCGGTCACCGGAGTTGAAGGAAACGTGAACCTTACTGAACTGCTGGTTCTGGCCAGTAAAAATGAGTTGAGTGAACGGACCGCCATCGAACACGCCAGGTCACATAATCTGACCCTGGCTCAGTTTGCCAACATGTTTGCATTGGCGTTGGCACAAAGTTATCGGGAACAGCGCTATGACTTTGCATTCTGCGACAATGCCGCCAACTGGTTATTCGGGTTTATGACCGATGAGACATTTTTGGCATCGAATAATAATACTCTGCCATCCCCAGCCTATGATGTTTATCTGGCGTTTGATGCCGGCGAGTACCATCATCGTGGAGACGACAAGGACGTCGTCGCGGAAGAAAAATACACCAAGCCTTTGATTCTGGAAATTTTATCCCGGCAATATGTCTAACGCCTTACCAGTGTTGAACACCCTACCACAAAACCGACTCCAATCCGTGTAAATGTTTGGCAGTATCGTGTCCCGGTTATGATATTTTCGTATCCTGATTGTTCATCCTGAACAGTGGTAAAAAAAATATGGGCGACTATGCAAATCTTTTCTGGGGAATCCTGTTTGGTTCCATCGGCTTTGGCTACTTCCTGTATGGTAAAAAGCAAAAATCAGTGATTCCCTTTGTCAGTGGCATTGGTCTGATGGGGTTACCCTATGTGGTTGATAACAATGCCATCATGATTGGACTGGCCGTGGTGCTGATGCTATTGCCAAAATTCATTGCCATCTAAACCGGTGTCAGGCGAATACCAGTCCCGTACCAATCACCACCAGTAATGCACCTGCAAAAGAATAAATATTGGGTGGCTTGCGAGTGATGTACCAGAGAATGGGCAGCAAAATAATCGGCGTGGTCGCCGACAGGATGGCA from Gynuella sunshinyii YC6258 carries:
- a CDS encoding YgjV family protein produces the protein MGIDVLMSALEPLRQLYLQHPVAQSLGMVALITGFLAFAQKDDLRLKQFLSAYCAVIGLHFLLMGSYPGAISAWVSGTRAWASRRTNSLVWMFAFMLINIVLVVPGITAWIFVLPLFAACLGTWALFREKGMRMRFMMMIGTVCWLTHNMAIGSIGGTIIESSFLLINASTLYRLWREQKTSVVVK
- a CDS encoding UxaA family hydrolase; amino-acid sequence: MNSFIKIHPLDNVAVALTELTAGQVLELEDQQVTLQQDIPKGHKFSLQVIPAGANVIKYGHPIGHLLVDIEPGCWVHQDNLKTNLQDLNEYRYTPELGDIAQSLGDREINIYRRKDGRPGIRNELWIIPTVGCVNAVAQQMKRAVERSMDLSAIDGIHVLSHPYGCSQLGEDHENTRVILQNLVTHPNAGGVLVVGLGCENNQVSRFQQTLQDYDPERVDFMVCQTHEDEVEDGFQRLVKLVERMQQDKREPGKLSELSFGLECGGSDGFSGITANPLLGRFSDYVTAHGGTSVLTEVPEMFGAEHLLMAKCADENVFAKTVSMVNDFKQYYIDHQQPVYENPSPGNKAGGISTLEEKSLGCTQKAGSSTVMDVLKYGEKLHRPGLNLLSAPGNDAVATTALAAAGCHMVLFTTGRGTPYGGPVPTVKIATNSALANKKKHWIDFNAGTLLEGAVMDELLAEFVALIVDIANGGQTCNERNEFQEIAIFKSGVTL
- a CDS encoding FUSC family protein encodes the protein MNSKPSAVQQFVIQLRSLLTFNKVDVPWHWGLLAALSVGLPMLFGAHFGHFESSVLAALGGMVILYMPNTGILHRMTVLAVCSFGFSVCFTLGLTASLFPFLSPLILTIVTLLITVICRLYRIPPPGSFFFILITCIATVVPFQAEQLPAQIGVVTIGGMVACLLALIYGLLVGTQPAKTKITPDQKHMTAILLEASVIAIFVGISMLIAQLMQLHNAYWVPISCAAILQGATFRMIWHRNIHRIVGTVIGMFLAWGIFSLSLTPLQLALLAMLIQFMIESLVPRNYGLAVIFITPITVIFAEFGNLGTSPDDLITVRMIDILLGSVIGFIGGWVIHQTTLFTRLENTLKRHWEP